tgggaggggagtggggtctaatggttagaacaggggctctttgggggtggggtggaaggggcagggctctggtggtggtgggggccatgggaggaggtggagtggggagatAATGACAGGGGGTGAGGacctgggggcagagtgggaggaCCATGGGAGGTGAGCAGGcttgaaggcagagtggagagataaggggaggggacagagtgggGGTACAATGTGAGGGGGCAAAGATTTGGGGCCAGAGTAGGGGGGATAATAGGAGGAGGCAGACTGGGAGGACTATAGGAGGGGCAGAGCTTTGGGATCGGGGGGGCATTTGGTGCCAGGATGCTCCACACTAGAAGCAGCTCCCCTTGGTGTCTCCACCCTGCAGGCCCTGTTCTCCCCACTGTAGACAAACCCAGGGTTGGCCCTGTCATGGCCCTGAAGGCACCACGCCCAGCTCTTCTGCCCCTGAtctgcctggcagcctcctgccTGGCACTCTCAACAGCTGACGCCCAGTATGATAAATTCCTGAAGCGGCATCTCGACTTCCCCAAGTCATGGGCTGAGAACGACCAGCAGTACTGCACCACCATGATGGGGAGGCGGAGCATCCGCTGCCAGGGCAAGAACACCTTCGTCCACGCCAGCGAGGCCCAGCTGAGAGCCATCTGCAGCTCGGGGACAAGCCATGGGCAAGATGCCCGCGACAGCCTGGGCACCTTCCAGCTGACTGTCTGCACCCGCCTGCCCAAGGGCCCGTGCCTCTACCGGGGCAGCTCCACTACGGCCCGTATCCGCCTGGTCTGCCGCAATGGGTCGCCCGTCCAGTACTTGAGGCGTATCTAACCCTAACCGTAACCCTGCCAGTTGGTGAACTTTGCCCAGGTGCTGCACTGTTTTAAGTGTGGATTTCCCAAATAGGATAAATAATCTGCATTCCAATGACTTCTTGATTAGACCACAGGCCAGTAAGGTCATTGGATTCCATGGCACATAAAGCATCTCAACCTTTCTGTAGCCATGATATCAGAAGATTTGCACTTAGGTAAAGTATTTGCAAACAGGCATCTCCCAAGAAGCTAGAGCTATCTTCAGGCATATAAGTAGCAATCAAAGCTTGCACCATTGAGAGGAAACAGGAGTTAGAGAGAAGTCACCCATATCCTCTGCAAAACATTGTCCAAGCAGCAGCGTCTTTCTTCAAATTGCAGGGATACATACCGCCTTTGAAAGAGCTTATAGAAGGTTTTACTTTCAGTAAGACATTGGTAAGGGTTTAAATGGAGGTTTATTGCTATaaagagagaagggagaaattCCCACTATTATGGCTTCAGATAAGGATCTTCAGTGTCAGCATCTTTGATCCTGAATACAGAGCACTTAGACATTCCTTTCAAGTCAGGACTCTCTTTAAACCACAAACATCCTCCTTGCTTTGTTCTCTAGATAATCTCATCCCTCTACCAGACTGCTGTCCTGGTCTTTGATAAGATCCAAGTGGTTTGTTTGCCTTTTGACCCTACTGGCTTTAACACCTGCCATTCCCAGTGTATTTACGACTTGCAACTAAAGACTTCAATTAATTATTGCTCACAATAAACACTGCTTATCTACCTTTTCAAAACATAGCACAAGAGAGTCTAGAGAGATAAAGGAAGATGCAAGTTATGTAAATTATGTTTTAGAGCCTGTATAAACACACTTGAGTGTCATAAAGATGCTTTTATGGCCACCAGAGGCATGCAATCTTCCTTAGGAAGCTGTCACTTCAATTGCAAGGGGTTCCCCGATCCTGCTGATAGGCTagggggctctggaggggagcaTTTGATCTGGGTCTTCAGCACCCTCAGTCCGCAGAGAGCCTACCTGGAGTAAATTGGGTGAATTATGCCTTAGGAAATGgcttgttttctctctttctgttttttgGATTCTTGCGCATCAAGGTTCTGGATTATAAGAAATAAAATTGCTTCTTTCTAGCAAGAGTATagtatgtttttatctaacttctctctgTGTATGCCATGAATGTAACAGGCAGAAAGTAAAATCCTCCTTGAATTTCTTTAATTCACATGAGCAATTAAAAATATAGGCATGTAAGTTATTACAATCTCCAAACATCCTGCATAAAAATAATTGTGAGTATCTCTTTTGTTCAGTGAAAGCGCAGACAAGTTTGTAATGAAGTAACATTATAAAAAAATTGATAACACTTTTTATCAAAGTACTGAGGTTTACCCTCCTCCTTCTGCTCGATATTGCTGCTGGGGTTTGGTTCAGGGGGAAATCTCCTACTTTGGCTGCAATAAAAGGTTTTACTGCTGTTTCAAACTGGCGTTGAGTGTTTGTGGTGAGAGCAGGGCTAGGACGCCCAGGGCTGGACAAGTGGCCCATTGTGCTCAGCGCTGCACAAATACGGAAAAAAAAGACTCCAGCtggtttgtctctctctgtggaGCCAGGTGCTATTTCCTCATCGGCTGCTGGGTTTGATCTCTCTGCTGTTCTCATTCACCCCCTGGCATAGCTGGGGCACAACATCCTGCTCTGAGCTCTCTGGGAAAAGGGAAGGTGCCCCTAGCttggttcatagaatcatagatgattagggttggaagagacctccctgctcaaagcaggaccaacaccaactaaatcatccaagccaaggctttgtcaagctgggccttaaaaacctccaaggatggagattccaccatctccctagggaactcattccagtgtttcatcaccctcctagtaaaatagtgtttcctaagaTCCAACCTAGagctcccctactgcaacttgagcaggggcggctccaggccccagcacgccaagccgcaggggggcgctctgccagtcgctgggagggtggcaggtggctccggtggacctcccacaggcgtgcctgcagagggtccactggtcccgtggctctggtggacctcccgcagatgtgtctgaggagggtccgctggtcctgcggcttcggtggagcatctgctgggatgtctgcgggaggtccaccgcaggaCTGGcgacaggcagagcgccccccgcggcgtgccgccgtgcttggggcggcgaaatggctagagccgcccctgaatttGAGatcattgttccttgttctgtcatctggcaccactCAGAACAGccaagttccatcctctttggaaccccccttcacgcagttgaaggttgctatcaaatcctcccctcactcttctctttagCAGACTACATAAAACCAATTacttcagcctctcctcgtaaatcatgtgccccagccccctgatcactTTTGtcgccctccactggactctctccaatttgtccacatcctttctgtagtgggggggctgaaaactggatgcagtaccccagatgtggcctcaccactgccgaatagaggggaataatcacttccctcgatctgccggcaatgctcctactaatgcagcccaataggccattagccttcttggcaacaagggcacactgctgactcatatccagcgtCTCAGCCACTGTAATccttggtccttttctgcagatgtGCTGCATAACCAGTCGGTCCCCGGACCATAggtgtgcatgggattcttccatcctaagtgcaggactctgcacttgtcctcgttgaacctcatcagatttcttttggccaaatccttcaatttgtctaggtcactctggaccctatcactactctccagcttatctacctctccccgcagtttagtgtcatctgcgaaatTGCAGAGGCTGCAGTTCATGCCATCATCCAGGTcactaataaagatgttgaacaaaaccggccccaggactgactcctgggcactctgcttgatactggtttccagctagacatcgagccattgatcactacctgttgagcccgacaatctagccagctttctatccaccttatagtccattcatccaatccatacttttttatcttgctggcaagaatactgtgggagaccatattgTACTGTGGGAGACCAGTTGTCCAAGGGCAGCGTCTTGTGGTGGGAGACTCAGGACTCCTGTCCAGTGCCTGCCACAACAGAGGTTctgatctcggtcagggtctgtgcagcacctggcacaacaaaGGCTctgatctcggtcagggtctgtgcagcacctggcacaacggaGGCTctgatctcggtcagggtctgggcagcacctggcacaacggaGGCTctgatctcggtcagggtctgggcagcacctggctcaacagggccctgatctcagtcagggtctgtgcagcacctggcacaatgggggcctgttctcagtcagggtctgtgcagtgcctggcacaacggggccctgatctcagtcagcaTCAGGGCAGAGCCTGCCACAACagaggccctgatcttggtcgaggtctgggcagcacctgatCTCATTTTCAGTCCCTAGGTGTTCTCAGAGCACCAATAACCAATTCCAGGAGATTAACAGGGTattgcaggtggctctgtgtccGCAGGAGGGCGAGATTTCATTGCTGTGCTAGAGTCCCAGCGTCGCCTGTCTTTACTGGTCCCACATGCTcagtgctggacaaacacagcaCCAGGGACAATCCTGGCAGCAGAGACCCTACAGTGTAACAGCCACCAGAAGAGAAAGAGCAGTGACCCTGGTGATGGTTGTTACTGCCTCTTTGGGGACCATCACCTGTGCTGTGGTGAAGGGGCTTGCATGTTCCAATGATCCTCAGATCTATGTTGTTGGGAGCTAAATGCTCTTGGTAGGGTGACCCAAGGCAAACAGGTCTgaggggaagttccagaaaaaGGACAGACCAACTCctccgcctcccctcccccagccaccctGAGTCCTCAACGGTAGATCAGGCAGATGAGGCTCTTTGGCTCTCTACGGCTGTGAAAGTGGAGGAAGGCTGCTGCAAGGTGGAGATTTCCAGTCGTCTCAGACTTTCTATGCCACAGGACCCCACACCTCCAGCTTCTTATGATCATGTGGTCACTATAGGCGCACCAGCAGTCTCACACAGGCTTCTACCACAGAAAGTAACATCTTCCAACCTCCCAAGACCTGCAGCGACAGGCTAGTGGTGACAGAACCAGGATTAGTGAAACTGGCAGTCCCTAGCCACAAATCTGCTCGTAAGCAGCAGTGATTAGATGGTCATCTGCCATCTGGACAGAGACAGGGATGCAATTCAGCAGCTCTTAGCGCGACTGAGCAGTCCTCTTTAGGATCCCCTCTCCTCACCTCACACGGGGATAGGAAAAGTGCTCTAAAGCTAGGCTGTCTCACCCACTCCTGGCTGGATTACCGTGTCCAGTGGAATCACGCTGCCTGCGGTCCAAACTATAAAAAGACTTTTGCTACCCAGAATGTTCACAACCTAATAGATTATAATGATCATGTATGACCGAAACAGGGCCTGGTATCACCCAACACGACAGCAGGTGGTGCCACACCCCCAAACTGAGCTACCTAAACTATTCAAAGACAGACAATTTCTCAGCTCCCCAGACTTGCACCCCCCCAGAAGTATAAACCCCAAAATATACCATCTTACACAGCATTAGGAGCTGTATGATGTAAGCTCTTTAATATGTTCGCTTTTCTCTCAATGTGGGAAAGATATGCACACCTTgcttgtggtaaccaagcagagattttccccCCAGATGCTTCTCCTAaaggcacactggtttagataaaccaaaaaacaagtttattaactataaaattgagattttaagtgattataagagatatCAAACAAATCTAAGCAgcttacctagcaaataaacaaaactgcaaactaagcctaaaatgctagataggatttgaatcaataatctctcaccctgactgatgatacaagcaggctggcagattctcaagccacaagctgcacttgctttgaAGCTTGGGCTCCCCAGCCCGGTTCCAAGTCCTTTTTCTTAGGAGCTTCTCCCAGGTATTGAGTTGTGGGAGAGTGAAGAACAACAGAGGAGGTCACTCCCTGTCTTATatagctgctgcagggagagcaacggtttggggttcgtttgcccggtgtgcgtatccccaaataaccacaccggagtggagaagctagtattactttatttgagctcaaataaggtgcacggagatgcaactctcaaatcatgcacgaattactatccgttgccatgtcttatataccttacttgtttacagagatgttcacaggtgctacaattcatcatttaaaattcattaactaccggatcttttaattaactatatccttAACCCATACGACCCTCCCCCCCTTTGATCGATTACCTCCTGtacaacaaacaaaagaaaatgataaatgatcacatgtacttatgctagctagcaggcctaagaatgtaaacttctgaccccacgccatattgcctagttacttggagcttttctcccccccacccccccaacatagctttagcatatggcaggaatcctttgttccaaaaacagctcccagcacagtttgtggaaaaatacaggtactcaaaatggagtccagagtcaCGTGGTCTGGTCGCCTGCCCTtgcagagtcatagcagccattacttacaagcTGGCCAAAATAGGAAGGCTTAAGCTATTTCACAGCCCATTGTCTTTCTTGAGGAGCCATTAGCACTCTCTGAccttttcattgttgtacctgaaaggctggctgtgggagTCTCACAGAGTAATCCTATTTGAAATACACAGATCTATAGCCAGTACTCATACTCATACAGATACAACAATGATACATAcgtacaaataggataatcatattcagcaaatcataacttttccaatgacatgaGATGAACTGGAGCTGGGGGATGGTAAGTAGATGGGTCGGGCGGCCGACACCCCCAGCACCCACAGAGTTTTGTGTGACTCTGGCGCCCCCTTCTGGCCCCAGGGTCAATGGCTCTTGGGCTGATGTGGAGTTGCTCTGAATCAAATGGTTAAGCCCCATCTCACTCCCCTGGGGTgagaggagttgtgggggcagagtggagtggaaggGAGGGGGTTGGGCCCTGGAGGTTCCATGGAGGAGGCAGATCCCCAGCCCACCCTGTCTCCATTcatctcccccatctccccactgcAGGTTGATCCAGTGACAGATACACCCATGGCTCTGAGGGGACACCACCCCGCGCTCCTGCTACCCCTTGTCCTCCTGGCCGCCAGCCTGGCCCAGCTCAGTGATGGCGCTAGCTACTTGCAGTTCTTGAACCAACACATCGACCTTCCCAAGAGCAGCACCTCCAGTGACCAGAACTACTGCAAACTCATGATGCAGTGCCAGGACCTGACCTGCCCTTTCTGCATAACCAGCAACACCTTCATCCAAGCCCGCATCAACCAAGTCCAGGGCGTTTGCAGCAGCGGAAGGAAACAGATCCACAATAATGTCAACAACAATATCGCACGCTTCCACATCGCCACATGCCAGCTGACATCCATTTCTCCACTAGGGCTGTATACAAGGTTAGAGTCTGGACCCACAGGATCCATGTGACCTGTGCCCAGGGGCGGCCCGTGTACTTAGACAGAGTCCTGTAGAGCCATGGCACTGGCcatggggtgggagcagggggtcCCTTGCTCCCCCCTTTCGCTCCTGGGCAGCCCTCTGTCACTCGGggctctcctgccccatccctgtcTCTCCTGGGCAACGCCCGCCATGAGTCTCCACAGGGACATTCAAGTGTTCCCTTATCCCACAGGCTGACAGCTTGGGGCCTGCAGGTGCATTTCCCACACTGGGTGCCCAGTTCCCATCCACACAAGTGAAAATCCAGGTGCCCaacccctttctcccctcccccccatctggCACTGAGACCCTCAGCCTGAGTCCAGCACCCGCCTTGCtggtgcccattatacagtatggctgccccctcccacacagcatAAATTGGGTATTGGGGGCAGGTTGTGGGGAGAAGATTGTCCCAGGCAGGACCCTGGAAGCTGTCACTGAGTTTTGTTTCCTCGCTGCTTCTTGCAATAATACGCTTTCCTGCCAGTGCAGAACAAGTGGGAGTGGCATttgtgggggctgggggcagagtcaCTGTGTATCTGTGGATCTCAAACCCTCAGGCTATTTTGGGAATATGACTATGTtgtttaaagggctcagagaagGGACTTGGGAGCAGGCCCCTTTGCAAAGCAATGAACATGATCAAAACCAGATCAAGGGGCCTAACTGGGGGATCTAGGATGAATGATTAAGACCATTTGGGGTATGATCAGAGCCATGGGTTGGTCCCgaaatctgttttaaaagaatTGGTAGAATCAGTCAACCTTAAAGAAGCTTTTTTTCCCAGGGTTGTATCTCAGGAATGACAGTGTAAATGACCCCAGATTTGGATTAATAATCCTACCCCATATTCCCATGAGATGAAACATATTTCAAGTCCATCTAAATAACGGAGCAAATTTTAGAAAAGTCACCGATGTCACAGAAAAGAGTTCTTAACAGCAGTTAGAACTAGCGCTGCATTAAAATCCAGTTCATTTCTGGAGCTACCCTGTTTGCTTCATCAGGGTTTTACAGAAGCTTAAAATCTGCCTCATACTGGTCCAAATTTGCCACATCAAACTTCTTCGTAAATGTAAGGGGATTGCTGGCTGTTTACCAAAACTCAgcgggggtgttttggttgctagctcccagtactagaaggaaggggaagggtcgatgggaaatcaggaccctgagactgacagtccccaggaacaatagGGAGAGaccagtgctccaggtcagcctgattgacagggcgggcaggctaatcagggagccaagagcctggggggcagggggggtcctGTCCTGCAAGTGAGCTGGAagtgcctgggtcagacagagtggggctgagctaaggagagagcaggggcctgagctgagctggggagcagagctgtgccagtagagagaaccagagaagcagcccagggggaacaggtcagtgctgggagcagagctgcagaagcagcccagagagcagacctgtgctgggaggagaactgcagcaaccagagccagggagacaagaaaagcagcccagggagctggaggcagagtggagctggagctggctctagggtgaccaggtgtctggttttagACCAGAAagcccggtcgaaaagggaccctgacagctccagtcagcactgccaaccaggccattaaaagtccagttggcagtgtTGTGGGTCTAAGGCAGGCAAGTCCCTACCTTTCCTGGCACCCCACTgtgccccggaagcggccagcagcaggtctggctcctaggtgagGAGGCCACAGGCCTCCGcccactgcccccatcccaagcaccagctccgcacccccattggctgggaaccacaggtAAGAGCAGAGCGCAGAGCCTTCCGggacccccgcctaggagccggactgCCGGCCACCTCCAGGGTGCATCATggagtcaggacaggcaggaaacctGCTTTAGCCCCCCACACTGTGCTgctgatggggagctgccagggtaagtccatgccccaacctcgagccccaaccccttccccagccctgagcccttccaaacccagagccccctcctttaccccaaacccctggccccaccccagatcctgcaccctcaGATGGAGctctcacctcccctgcaccccagcctgctgccccagcccagatcctcctcccataccctgaacccctcttccccacccatgAGCCTGGCACCTCttcccagggccatccttaggatttatggtgccctaggcaggattattaaactggtgcccctgagcCTGACTTGATCtaagcaacacaaacataagcttacagtattggaaaacttgccacatgcatgttattaaaaccagtttaatgtagTGATGCcattgtaatgctgatggactagcactaaagaagtagcactatagaaaaaattctgatttgacagaatgatgcaaataatatatatttttttttatttgtcaacatactattggaaatttctatgaagagatattgaagcaaggatttttttttaattaaaagcaatctttctggcttttagggctgcaaaatcagtaataatgtcatcatatgacaaaaacaaagtgatgtcttgttcgattgcaagaatagcaagaccagtcaagtgttcctgactcattgtagagcggagatagtttttaatgagctttagttttgagaaactctgttctcctgatgctccTGCTACAGGAATGTCAAgagaatatgagtggcaatgtacacattaggatatatatatatcaacaagtttgctggtatgaataaactgtacaatgtccatcactgattttgcatgtggcaacgtTGAcaacagtgtactcaattcttcatacagttcaagtccatttaaatcaaaattatcatcgtgcttcaggaggctctgtaggttcttgcactttgtcattaattgctcttgttttcttatttcgttgaatttagtcccgctcagcctgctgccagctgagtgaatggaaccccaggccgacagtggtttgagtggctcagccggggtctcagctgcCGGCCTGcttagcctgctgccagcctggggttccttggggatccgcaggccagcagcgggtactgagtggggccggtggccgggaccccggctggcaatggggcagcagccggaacccaagagcatcaaaaatcagctggcatgccacctctggcacgtgtgccataggttgccaacccctgctctataccaaTGGTTCCCAAACGGGTTCgcgaacccctgggggtttgcagaACGTTACAAGGGATTTgccagaaaaatttcactaatggcGGACAGAGGACCCCGGgcattggagacagcaggtgggacccAGTTGCAGGGCAGATACCCCGAGCCCCAGGGAGAGCGGGGCCGGGCAGTTTGAGCTGACAGCCCGAGTCCTGGCGGTCAGCAAGGGAGCCGGCACCTGAACTCCAGTGctctgtgcggggctggcagcccgagtaACAGGAAGAGTGGGACTGGCCAGCTGGGGC
The window above is part of the Chelonoidis abingdonii isolate Lonesome George chromosome 14, CheloAbing_2.0, whole genome shotgun sequence genome. Proteins encoded here:
- the LOC116828015 gene encoding ribonuclease-like, which translates into the protein MALKAPRPALLPLICLAASCLALSTADAQYDKFLKRHLDFPKSWAENDQQYCTTMMGRRSIRCQGKNTFVHASEAQLRAICSSGTSHGQDARDSLGTFQLTVCTRLPKGPCLYRGSSTTARIRLVCRNGSPVQYLRRI